From a single Oxalobacter vibrioformis genomic region:
- the cysM gene encoding cysteine synthase CysM, whose amino-acid sequence MTKSAAFPIIENTIGNTPLVRLVTLPGEESEARNNIILAKLEGNNPSGSVKDRTMYAMVSYAEARGELNPGDTLIEATNGNAGIALAMIAARKGYRCTLVMPEDTSMEKQQCMAIYGAEIILTPKQSGMGFARSLVYKMVAEGEGITLDQYVNPDNPRAHYETTGPEIWEATGGRVTHVVCGMGTTGTIMGISQYLKEKNPDIQMIGIEPEVTGRIPGLQKWSATNMPKVYDPSKVDRVETVSQAYAEYMARRLAREEGLFCGLSSAASCHMTLQLSREVEDAVMVFIASDQGDRYLSMGAFPA is encoded by the coding sequence ATGACAAAAAGTGCCGCTTTCCCGATCATTGAAAACACCATTGGCAACACACCACTGGTGCGCCTTGTCACGCTTCCCGGTGAAGAAAGTGAAGCGCGTAACAATATCATCCTGGCCAAGCTGGAGGGTAACAATCCTTCCGGGTCAGTCAAGGATCGCACGATGTATGCCATGGTGTCATATGCCGAAGCGCGGGGCGAGCTCAATCCGGGGGATACATTGATTGAGGCAACCAATGGCAATGCCGGCATTGCGCTTGCGATGATTGCCGCAAGAAAGGGATATCGCTGCACCCTGGTGATGCCGGAAGATACCAGTATGGAAAAGCAGCAGTGCATGGCTATTTACGGCGCGGAAATTATTCTCACGCCCAAACAGTCCGGCATGGGGTTTGCCAGAAGCCTGGTCTATAAAATGGTGGCAGAAGGGGAAGGCATTACACTTGACCAGTATGTTAATCCCGACAACCCCCGTGCCCATTATGAAACCACCGGACCCGAGATATGGGAGGCGACAGGTGGTCGTGTGACGCATGTGGTTTGCGGTATGGGCACGACCGGTACGATCATGGGCATTTCACAGTACCTCAAGGAAAAGAACCCGGATATCCAGATGATCGGCATCGAGCCGGAAGTCACCGGCCGCATTCCAGGGCTGCAGAAATGGTCGGCAACCAATATGCCGAAGGTTTATGACCCAAGCAAGGTGGACCGGGTAGAGACGGTCAGCCAGGCTTATGCCGAATATATGGCAAGACGGCTGGCGCGGGAGGAAGGGCTTTTCTGCGGTCTTTCATCAGCCGCTTCCTGCCATATGACGCTACAGCTTTCCCGTGAGGTGGAAGATGCCGTGATGGTCTTTATTGCCAGCGACCAGGGGGATCGCTATCTTTCCATGGGTGCTTTTCCCGCATAA
- the recR gene encoding recombination mediator RecR, with protein MKSNLSLYALTEALRRLPGIGPKSAQRIAYHMLQHDREGARQLSVALSDAIEKVRHCERCNTFTEEMVCTMCTSPDREQSLLCVTETPADMLMIEQTLAYKGLYFILMGSLSPLDGIGPKEINLGKLIARATDGVVTEVVLATSFNNEGEATAHYISEMLKARGIRVSRLARGVPVGAELEYVDIGTIARALLDRQTT; from the coding sequence GTGAAGTCCAACCTTTCTCTTTATGCACTTACCGAAGCATTACGGCGGCTTCCCGGTATCGGCCCGAAATCCGCGCAGCGTATCGCCTATCACATGCTGCAGCACGACCGCGAGGGTGCGCGGCAATTAAGTGTGGCGCTGTCAGATGCCATTGAAAAAGTCAGGCATTGTGAGCGCTGCAACACGTTTACCGAAGAGATGGTCTGCACCATGTGCACGAGCCCGGATCGGGAACAAAGCCTTCTGTGTGTGACGGAAACGCCAGCGGACATGCTGATGATCGAGCAGACGCTGGCTTACAAGGGGTTGTATTTTATTCTGATGGGCAGCCTGTCTCCGCTGGATGGCATTGGCCCAAAGGAAATCAATCTTGGCAAGCTGATTGCCAGGGCAACCGATGGCGTGGTCACGGAAGTCGTGCTGGCAACCAGTTTTAATAATGAGGGGGAAGCCACGGCGCATTACATCAGCGAAATGCTCAAGGCACGGGGTATCAGGGTCAGCCGTCTGGCAAGAGGCGTTCCCGTTGGCGCAGAACTGGAATATGTGGATATTGGTACAATAGCAAGAGCGCTCCTGGACAGGCAGACAACGTGA
- a CDS encoding YbaB/EbfC family nucleoid-associated protein, producing MKNQLAGLMKQAQAMQQNMQKMQEELAQTIVEGQAGAGMVTVLMSCKFYVSRVSIDPSLMGDDKEMLEDLVTAAFNDAVRKAEATAQEKMNSISAGLPLPPGFKMPM from the coding sequence ATGAAAAACCAGTTGGCGGGACTGATGAAACAGGCCCAGGCAATGCAGCAGAACATGCAGAAAATGCAGGAAGAGCTGGCGCAGACCATCGTAGAGGGACAGGCCGGCGCCGGCATGGTAACCGTTCTGATGAGCTGCAAGTTTTATGTGTCCCGTGTTTCCATTGATCCGTCACTGATGGGGGATGACAAGGAAATGCTGGAGGATCTGGTCACCGCGGCTTTTAATGATGCGGTCAGGAAGGCCGAAGCGACCGCGCAGGAAAAGATGAACAGTATTTCTGCCGGGTTGCCGCTGCCGCCGGGTTTTAAAATGCCAATGTAG
- the dnaX gene encoding DNA polymerase III subunit gamma/tau, whose protein sequence is MSYLVLARKYRPKTFESLVGQDHVVRALTHALESQRLHHAYLFTGTRGVGKTTLSRLLAKSLNCETGITAQPCGACEACLAIDADRFVDYIEMDAASNRGIADMLQLLEQAVYAPTSARFKVYMIDEVHMLTAQAFNAMLKTLEEPPEYIKFILATTDPQKIPVTVLSRCLQFNLKQMPPLQIVEYLDQVLQQEKIAFEKPALRLLAEGANGSMRDALSLTDQAISYTAGNVSLSAVQDMLGSLDQTYLIRILDGLAANDGEALMAIADEMAARSLSYSSALKDLGVLINRISLAQAAPSALPDDLPEYEAILRFADCFAAEEMQLFYQIVVHGRNELGLAPDEYAGFTMTLLRMLAFQPGKNQTGSGENGKAASPNTQKTRPSGQPSPMKTATLEPAPKIRTAAQREAPPKVVEKVDDLPPWIDIDDAPSVHQKDDTSVRPPAAVASSGEKMPADALSGIPLEETDEKPDAPLSTPVIAWDENWPALAEALPLRGMAQQLAQQTELVNWKQAENGLQFHLRVPMETLSVPANVEKLVEALMNRFECAVKVTTEVGKVGLTASQNAQEKRAARQREAEETIENDAYVQSLIREFGASIVPNSIKPI, encoded by the coding sequence ATGTCATATCTGGTACTTGCCCGAAAATATCGTCCGAAAACTTTCGAGAGCCTGGTTGGTCAGGATCATGTCGTTCGTGCGCTGACCCATGCGCTGGAAAGCCAGCGATTGCATCATGCCTATTTGTTTACCGGCACACGGGGTGTCGGCAAGACCACGCTTTCCCGTCTTTTGGCCAAGTCCTTGAATTGCGAAACCGGGATTACGGCACAGCCATGCGGTGCCTGTGAAGCCTGCCTGGCCATTGATGCGGATCGCTTCGTGGACTATATTGAAATGGATGCCGCATCAAACCGGGGTATTGCCGACATGCTGCAATTGCTCGAGCAGGCGGTATATGCGCCAACCAGCGCCCGCTTCAAGGTCTACATGATTGATGAAGTGCATATGCTGACCGCGCAGGCGTTCAATGCCATGCTCAAGACACTGGAAGAGCCGCCGGAATATATTAAATTCATTCTGGCGACAACAGATCCGCAAAAAATACCAGTGACCGTCCTTTCCCGTTGCCTCCAGTTCAATCTCAAGCAGATGCCGCCATTACAGATAGTGGAATATCTGGATCAGGTGCTCCAGCAGGAAAAGATTGCCTTTGAAAAGCCGGCGCTGCGTCTTCTGGCTGAGGGCGCCAATGGTTCCATGCGTGATGCCCTTTCGCTGACAGACCAGGCGATTTCCTACACGGCAGGCAATGTGTCCCTGTCGGCGGTTCAGGATATGCTGGGGTCGCTTGATCAGACTTATCTGATCCGGATTCTGGATGGCCTGGCGGCAAATGATGGGGAGGCACTGATGGCGATTGCCGATGAAATGGCGGCACGCAGTCTTTCATACAGTTCCGCCCTGAAGGATCTGGGGGTACTGATCAATCGCATTTCGCTGGCCCAGGCGGCGCCTTCGGCCTTGCCGGATGATTTGCCGGAGTATGAAGCGATCCTCCGCTTTGCGGATTGTTTTGCCGCTGAAGAGATGCAGCTCTTTTACCAGATCGTGGTTCATGGCAGAAACGAACTGGGCCTGGCGCCTGATGAATATGCCGGCTTTACGATGACCCTGCTGCGCATGCTGGCATTTCAGCCCGGCAAGAATCAGACCGGTTCCGGGGAGAACGGCAAAGCGGCTTCTCCGAACACTCAAAAAACACGACCATCCGGACAGCCATCCCCAATGAAAACGGCCACGCTCGAACCGGCCCCCAAAATCCGGACAGCAGCGCAGAGGGAAGCGCCTCCCAAAGTTGTGGAGAAAGTAGACGATCTGCCGCCCTGGATTGATATTGACGATGCACCTTCAGTCCATCAGAAAGACGATACTTCTGTCCGCCCGCCTGCTGCTGTGGCTTCTTCAGGCGAGAAAATGCCCGCTGACGCATTGTCAGGCATACCGCTTGAAGAAACGGATGAAAAGCCTGATGCACCGCTTTCAACACCGGTTATTGCATGGGATGAAAACTGGCCGGCACTCGCCGAAGCGCTTCCCTTGCGCGGGATGGCGCAACAACTGGCGCAGCAGACAGAGCTTGTCAACTGGAAGCAGGCGGAAAACGGGCTGCAGTTTCATTTGCGTGTGCCAATGGAGACGCTTTCAGTGCCTGCCAATGTTGAAAAGCTGGTGGAAGCCCTGATGAACCGGTTTGAGTGCGCAGTGAAGGTAACGACAGAAGTCGGAAAGGTGGGCCTGACCGCCAGCCAGAACGCGCAGGAAAAACGGGCTGCCCGCCAGCGCGAAGCGGAAGAAACGATAGAAAATGATGCTTATGTACAAAGCCTGATACGTGAATTCGGGGCGAGCATCGTGCCGAATTCCATCAAACCTATTTAA
- a CDS encoding lytic transglycosylase domain-containing protein has product MHYQDTNKRFSDYFFRRQNWVIAFSCIAAIIAGAYLFLQSYQGGRYLDLLPFSSQKSTARVIRLTQAGYWVSPTAISQQQNEEDAFMVNPQERQLLVDWISKRYPVDSEATELFVSAAYLAAHEIGLDPHLILAVMAIESSFNPEAESPVGAQGLMQVMTRVHSKRFEPHGGVQSAKDPITNIRVGSAILKEYVSRSGSVKRGLKSYVGAAAYSHDFGYGAKVMAEYNRMKQVSRGKKVPTAIASKSTPKKLVRSDADKSRFKISLPAKAAEATSA; this is encoded by the coding sequence ATGCATTACCAAGACACAAACAAACGTTTTTCAGATTATTTTTTCCGGCGACAGAACTGGGTGATTGCCTTTTCCTGCATCGCCGCCATCATTGCCGGCGCCTATCTTTTTCTCCAGTCCTATCAAGGTGGCCGTTATCTTGATCTGCTTCCTTTTTCATCACAAAAAAGCACTGCCCGGGTTATTCGCCTGACGCAGGCAGGTTACTGGGTCAGCCCGACAGCCATCTCGCAGCAACAAAATGAAGAAGATGCTTTCATGGTAAACCCGCAGGAACGCCAATTGCTGGTTGACTGGATATCCAAACGCTATCCCGTTGATTCTGAAGCCACCGAGCTTTTTGTTTCGGCAGCCTATCTGGCCGCACATGAAATCGGCCTGGACCCGCACCTGATCCTGGCAGTCATGGCAATTGAATCCAGCTTCAACCCGGAAGCGGAAAGCCCGGTAGGCGCCCAGGGCCTCATGCAGGTCATGACCAGGGTACACTCGAAGCGTTTTGAACCACATGGCGGTGTGCAATCAGCCAAGGACCCCATCACCAATATCCGGGTCGGCTCTGCGATCCTGAAGGAATATGTTTCCCGAAGCGGTTCTGTTAAGCGCGGCTTGAAGAGTTATGTTGGTGCTGCGGCTTATTCCCATGACTTTGGCTATGGCGCAAAAGTCATGGCTGAGTACAATCGCATGAAACAGGTTTCCCGCGGAAAAAAAGTGCCTACCGCTATCGCATCAAAATCCACGCCGAAAAAACTGGTGCGCTCGGATGCGGATAAGTCCCGGTTTAAAATCTCGCTCCCGGCAAAGGCGGCTGAAGCCACCAGCGCATAA
- a CDS encoding primosomal protein N' has protein sequence MRQFILRVAIDTPLDFYFDYRWVAESDETAIPQIGQLALVPFGQRKVMGLIMAILDETDVPDEKLRDVIAVRDEVFPVSSEWAALCHFAADYYQRPLGEVALPSLPKKLRAEKTVALNRALKATEKRGKKDAGEKEIPDVAPDLNAGQKEAVSDIVAAEGFSPILLHGVTGSGKTEVYLHVFETVLKRQPDTVVMILVPEINLTPQLESNIRSRFPDTDIAVLHSQLSEGERLRNWLAAHTGKARILLGTRMAILASAPRLDLIIVDEEHDPSYKQQEGLRYSARDLAVWRAWQLDIPVVLGSATPSLETWQHAESGRYRKLVLPERAMADAELPKVRLIDTGRNKLQDGFSPALLEALKVRLERGEQSLLFLNRRGYAPVLTCEACGWVSACKRCTAYMVLHKPQRRLRCHHCSMELYIPRSCPTCGYVDLKPFGRGTQRIEESLQTHFPDARILRIDADSTRKKGSMQEALETVHRGDADILVGTQMIAKGHDFRNLTLVGVMNPDNALFSHDYRASERLFAQLMQVGGRAGRRAMDEATDSEVIIQTRYPHHPLYQAVLQHNYDGFASELLQERQLSGLPPFIYQALLCAEARQLDTALAFLKTAAEAADYPGIIVNDPVPMAMTRIGDIERAQLLVESVSRADMQQFLKGWMTTLRSLKTRARWHIEVDPASI, from the coding sequence ATGCGGCAGTTTATCCTCAGGGTAGCGATTGATACCCCCCTTGACTTTTATTTCGATTATCGCTGGGTTGCCGAATCAGACGAGACGGCGATACCGCAAATCGGACAACTGGCACTGGTACCTTTCGGCCAGCGCAAGGTCATGGGGTTGATCATGGCGATCCTGGATGAGACGGATGTGCCGGATGAGAAGCTAAGAGATGTGATTGCTGTCAGGGATGAAGTGTTTCCTGTTTCATCCGAGTGGGCGGCGTTATGCCATTTTGCGGCAGACTATTATCAACGGCCGCTTGGGGAAGTGGCGCTTCCCAGCCTGCCCAAAAAATTGCGGGCGGAAAAAACCGTTGCATTGAATCGGGCGCTGAAAGCCACAGAAAAACGCGGGAAAAAAGACGCAGGCGAAAAAGAAATACCGGATGTTGCCCCGGATTTGAATGCCGGGCAAAAGGAAGCCGTGTCCGATATCGTGGCAGCAGAAGGTTTTTCCCCTATTTTACTGCATGGGGTGACAGGCAGCGGAAAAACCGAAGTGTATCTGCATGTGTTTGAAACCGTTCTTAAACGGCAGCCGGATACTGTCGTCATGATACTGGTGCCGGAAATCAACCTGACACCCCAGCTCGAAAGCAATATCCGGTCGCGCTTCCCGGATACGGATATTGCCGTGCTTCACAGTCAGCTAAGCGAGGGCGAGCGGCTGCGAAACTGGTTGGCTGCCCATACCGGCAAGGCGCGCATTCTGCTCGGGACACGGATGGCCATTTTAGCTTCCGCCCCCCGGCTGGATCTCATTATTGTGGATGAAGAACACGACCCTTCCTACAAACAGCAGGAGGGCTTGCGCTATTCGGCACGTGATCTCGCCGTATGGCGGGCATGGCAACTGGATATTCCGGTTGTACTGGGTTCGGCAACCCCGTCACTTGAAACCTGGCAGCATGCCGAATCAGGACGTTACCGTAAACTGGTGCTGCCTGAAAGGGCCATGGCCGATGCCGAATTGCCGAAGGTCAGGCTGATTGATACCGGCAGGAATAAATTGCAGGACGGGTTCAGCCCGGCGTTGCTTGAGGCGCTCAAGGTACGGCTGGAACGCGGGGAACAGTCACTGCTTTTTCTCAACCGCCGAGGGTATGCGCCCGTCCTGACGTGTGAAGCCTGCGGCTGGGTCAGCGCCTGCAAGCGGTGTACCGCCTATATGGTGCTGCACAAGCCACAGCGTCGCCTGCGTTGTCATCATTGCAGCATGGAGCTTTATATTCCGCGTTCATGCCCAACCTGTGGTTATGTTGATTTAAAGCCTTTTGGACGGGGAACCCAGCGAATCGAGGAGAGTCTGCAAACGCATTTTCCCGATGCCCGGATTCTCCGGATCGATGCGGATTCAACCCGAAAAAAAGGCAGCATGCAAGAGGCGCTGGAGACAGTGCATCGCGGTGACGCCGATATCCTGGTGGGTACCCAGATGATTGCCAAAGGGCATGATTTCCGGAACCTGACCCTGGTCGGGGTGATGAATCCGGATAACGCGCTTTTTTCTCATGATTACCGGGCAAGTGAGCGGCTCTTTGCCCAGCTGATGCAGGTAGGCGGCCGTGCAGGGCGTCGTGCCATGGATGAGGCAACCGACAGTGAAGTGATTATCCAGACCCGTTATCCGCATCATCCGCTTTACCAGGCGGTGCTGCAGCACAATTATGACGGCTTTGCTTCAGAGTTGCTTCAAGAGCGCCAGCTCTCAGGACTGCCCCCTTTTATTTACCAGGCACTCCTCTGTGCAGAAGCCCGGCAGCTGGATACCGCGCTGGCATTTCTCAAAACAGCAGCCGAAGCGGCGGATTACCCGGGAATCATCGTAAATGATCCTGTGCCAATGGCGATGACCCGGATAGGAGATATTGAACGGGCGCAGTTGCTGGTGGAATCCGTATCGCGTGCTGACATGCAGCAATTCCTTAAAGGATGGATGACAACTTTGCGCTCACTGAAAACAAGGGCGAGATGGCATATTGAAGTAGATCCCGCTTCAATATAA
- a CDS encoding DUF4404 family protein, with the protein MNDMKNMLSQIQASLSRTEDLDPELREKLAVLDQDIQKLLEKEAHAPFAYAGLEEAARGLAVRFTNNHPNVALLIGQLADILGKMGI; encoded by the coding sequence ATGAACGATATGAAAAACATGCTCAGCCAGATACAGGCCAGCCTGTCCCGGACAGAGGATCTTGATCCGGAATTGAGGGAAAAACTGGCTGTGCTTGATCAGGATATCCAGAAGCTGCTGGAAAAAGAGGCGCATGCGCCGTTTGCCTATGCTGGCCTTGAGGAGGCGGCAAGGGGTCTTGCCGTCAGATTTACCAACAATCATCCCAATGTCGCCTTGCTCATCGGGCAGCTTGCCGATATTCTCGGCAAGATGGGGATCTGA
- a CDS encoding universal stress protein, whose amino-acid sequence MYKTILVPTDGTALSDKAISAAIQYASIHKGCKIIGMTVAEPLPLTQLETFTKSQESDYLSREHKIAEERVNRIAEQAKAAGVPFDTVILQSSKPHEEIVHAAAKYDCDCIFMASNGRKGLNKLFIGSETQKVLATTSIPVLVYR is encoded by the coding sequence ATGTATAAAACAATTCTGGTTCCGACAGACGGCACTGCCCTGTCCGACAAGGCCATTTCGGCAGCCATCCAGTATGCCAGCATTCACAAAGGGTGCAAGATTATCGGGATGACCGTCGCCGAACCGCTTCCCCTGACCCAACTGGAAACTTTTACCAAATCCCAGGAATCCGATTACCTGAGTCGTGAGCATAAAATTGCCGAAGAGCGTGTGAACCGGATTGCCGAACAGGCAAAGGCCGCAGGGGTTCCCTTTGACACCGTTATCCTTCAGTCCAGCAAACCACACGAAGAAATCGTGCACGCTGCAGCCAAATATGATTGTGATTGTATTTTCATGGCATCAAACGGACGTAAGGGGTTAAACAAGCTTTTTATCGGCAGTGAAACACAAAAGGTACTGGCAACGACCTCTATTCCTGTGCTGGTTTACCGTTGA
- the mltA gene encoding murein transglycosylase A produces MRHYSFCFSGLLVSLVLLLSACTTTTDAPSTTPVEPSEQPVRELRRMDFSALPGWDKDKVTQAWPAFVNSCRVLKKRAEWKETCGMAETVNAEEEGLIRAFFEASLEPWQIVLSNGNDTGMTTGYYEPLLYGSRTKTAQYQTPLYGVPADLVVVDLAASYPQLKGLRLRGRLDGRRLVPYPTRGEIRESGHLSGKEIVWINDPVDAFFLQVQGSGRVYIAETGETIRVAYADQNGHPYRSIGRYLVDRGEMKLEEASAQRIKKWLSENPARFNEVLDANPSYVFFREEKLENPGTGPKGALGVPLTGGRSVAVDPRHIPLGIPLFVDTTEPNSDIPLQRMVMAQDTGGAIKGVLRLDYFWGFGSEAGEMAGKMKQPVRIWMLLPKDAQEKSPSF; encoded by the coding sequence ATGCGCCATTATTCCTTTTGTTTTTCCGGACTGCTTGTCAGTCTTGTCCTTTTGCTTTCTGCCTGTACCACAACCACAGACGCGCCTTCCACAACACCCGTGGAACCATCGGAACAGCCTGTCAGAGAACTCCGCCGCATGGATTTTTCCGCCTTGCCCGGCTGGGATAAAGACAAGGTGACACAAGCCTGGCCTGCTTTTGTGAATTCGTGCCGGGTATTGAAAAAACGTGCAGAGTGGAAGGAAACCTGCGGGATGGCAGAAACGGTTAATGCCGAAGAAGAAGGGCTGATCCGTGCATTTTTTGAAGCCTCGCTCGAACCCTGGCAGATCGTTTTGAGTAACGGCAATGATACCGGGATGACTACGGGGTATTACGAACCACTTTTGTACGGCTCACGGACAAAAACCGCGCAGTATCAGACCCCGCTTTATGGGGTGCCCGCCGATCTGGTGGTCGTGGATCTGGCTGCCAGCTATCCCCAGCTCAAAGGACTCCGCCTTCGTGGCAGGCTGGATGGACGCCGTCTTGTGCCTTACCCCACACGCGGAGAAATCCGCGAAAGCGGGCACCTTTCCGGAAAGGAAATTGTCTGGATAAACGATCCGGTTGATGCCTTTTTCCTGCAGGTACAAGGGTCAGGACGTGTATACATTGCAGAGACCGGCGAAACCATCCGTGTCGCGTATGCCGACCAGAATGGCCATCCTTATCGATCCATCGGCCGTTATCTGGTCGACAGGGGGGAAATGAAGCTTGAGGAGGCTTCTGCCCAGCGCATCAAAAAGTGGTTAAGCGAGAATCCGGCGCGATTCAATGAGGTACTGGATGCCAATCCCAGTTATGTTTTTTTCAGGGAAGAAAAACTGGAAAACCCCGGAACCGGTCCCAAGGGCGCGCTGGGCGTTCCGTTAACCGGCGGGCGTTCTGTTGCGGTCGATCCGCGGCATATCCCTTTGGGCATACCGCTTTTTGTTGATACCACAGAGCCAAACAGTGATATCCCGCTCCAGCGGATGGTGATGGCGCAGGATACCGGTGGTGCGATCAAGGGCGTTCTTCGTCTGGATTATTTCTGGGGATTCGGAAGCGAAGCAGGTGAAATGGCAGGAAAAATGAAACAGCCTGTCAGAATATGGATGCTGCTGCCAAAAGACGCCCAGGAAAAAAGCCCGTCTTTTTAA
- the apaG gene encoding Co2+/Mg2+ efflux protein ApaG: MSTYDMDISTTSRYLDEPSEPDRSNYVFSYSVSIKNTGQVAAQLIARHWVITDANNHIEEVRGLGVVGRQPLIKPGEVFEYTSGTALPTPQGSMRGAFLCITENAEQFEVSIPEFTLSLPRTLH; this comes from the coding sequence ATGAGCACCTATGATATGGATATCTCCACAACATCCCGTTACCTGGATGAGCCCTCCGAGCCGGATCGCTCGAATTATGTTTTCAGCTATTCTGTCAGCATCAAAAATACCGGGCAGGTTGCTGCCCAGTTGATTGCCCGTCACTGGGTGATTACCGACGCCAATAACCATATTGAGGAAGTCAGGGGGCTGGGTGTTGTCGGGCGCCAGCCGCTGATCAAGCCGGGGGAGGTATTTGAATATACCAGCGGCACCGCGCTGCCGACGCCGCAGGGATCCATGCGTGGTGCTTTCTTGTGCATTACCGAAAATGCGGAACAGTTTGAGGTATCCATCCCTGAGTTTACCCTGAGCCTGCCGCGCACCCTGCATTAA
- the rpe gene encoding ribulose-phosphate 3-epimerase, with amino-acid sequence MTTYRIAPSILSADFARLGEEVQRVVDAGADMIHFDVMDNHYVPNLTIGPMVCQAIRPLVQVPIDVHLMVKPVDRIIPDFAKAGANIISFHPEASEHIDRSLQLIHDNGCKAGLVFNPATPLDYLLHVMDKIDLVLIMSVNPGFGGQSFIPHALKKIEAARQLIDQSGRDIMLEVDGGVHIDNIADIARAGADTFVSGSAIFGHADYRTIISDMRRQLASV; translated from the coding sequence ATGACGACCTATCGCATCGCCCCCAGTATCCTGTCTGCGGATTTCGCCAGGCTGGGTGAAGAAGTTCAGCGTGTTGTTGATGCTGGCGCAGACATGATTCATTTTGACGTAATGGATAACCATTATGTTCCCAATCTGACGATCGGTCCGATGGTCTGCCAGGCGATCCGTCCGCTGGTGCAGGTTCCCATTGATGTCCATCTGATGGTCAAGCCGGTGGACCGGATTATTCCTGATTTTGCCAAAGCCGGCGCCAACATCATTTCCTTTCATCCTGAAGCATCAGAACATATTGATCGCTCCCTGCAGTTGATTCATGACAATGGCTGTAAGGCCGGACTGGTTTTCAACCCGGCCACCCCGCTGGATTATCTGCTGCATGTCATGGACAAAATCGATCTTGTCCTGATCATGTCAGTCAATCCAGGGTTTGGCGGACAATCCTTTATTCCCCATGCCCTGAAAAAAATCGAGGCCGCCAGACAACTCATTGACCAATCCGGCAGGGATATCATGCTGGAAGTCGATGGTGGGGTTCATATTGACAATATTGCCGATATCGCCCGCGCCGGCGCTGATACGTTTGTCTCCGGCTCTGCCATTTTCGGCCATGCGGATTACCGCACGATTATTTCTGATATGCGCAGGCAACTTGCCTCTGTCTAG
- a CDS encoding phosphoglycolate phosphatase, which yields MPDSPAKLNNIRAAIFDLDGTMVDSVPDIHLALNMMKADFSLTEISRDTVRRLVGRGTEKLVRDTLSIDMGLKRVEHMLPAALTSFYRHYRMTNGCYSTVYPGVTEGLTRMRENGLRLACVTNKPAVFTEPLLAKKGLYAFFDIIYSADSFPRKKPDPLPMLMACEKFGIPPSQAVVIGDSINDGQAARAAGCSLFIVPYGYNHGKPVTEIDSDGIIPDFLAAANLIL from the coding sequence ATGCCTGATTCACCTGCAAAACTGAACAATATCCGTGCCGCCATTTTTGATCTGGACGGCACCATGGTTGACTCCGTACCGGATATCCACCTTGCTCTCAATATGATGAAAGCCGACTTTTCCCTGACGGAAATCAGTAGGGATACCGTACGGCGACTGGTCGGCCGCGGCACGGAAAAACTGGTGCGTGACACGCTTTCCATTGACATGGGTCTTAAGCGCGTTGAACACATGCTGCCAGCCGCCCTGACATCGTTTTACCGGCACTATCGCATGACAAACGGATGTTACAGCACGGTATATCCCGGTGTGACGGAAGGTCTGACCCGTATGCGCGAAAACGGGCTGAGGCTGGCCTGCGTCACCAACAAGCCGGCCGTCTTTACCGAACCGCTGCTGGCAAAAAAAGGGCTGTATGCTTTTTTTGACATCATTTACAGCGCGGATTCATTTCCCCGCAAAAAACCCGATCCGCTTCCCATGCTGATGGCCTGTGAGAAATTCGGCATCCCGCCCTCACAGGCAGTCGTCATTGGTGACTCTATCAACGACGGGCAGGCTGCCCGGGCTGCGGGCTGCTCGCTTTTTATCGTGCCTTATGGTTATAATCACGGCAAGCCCGTTACCGAAATTGATTCGGATGGCATTATTCCCGACTTTCTGGCAGCGGCAAACCTGATTCTCTGA